The stretch of DNA CACCGGGTCGTCGTCGCGGATGGCGGCCTTGAGCAGCCCCTTGGCGTCGGCCGGGGTGCCGGGGACCACCACCTTGAGCCCGGGGAAGTGCGCGTTGCTGGCCTCCAGCGCCTGCGAGTGCTGCGCGGCCAGCTGGAGCGCCGCGCCCGTGGGGCCGCGGAAGGTGATCGGGATCTTGAACTGCCCGCCGCTCATGGAGAGCATCTTGGCGGCCGAGTTGAAGATCTGGTCGTACGCCAGGATGGCGAAGTTCCAGGTCATGAACTCGATCACCGGCCTGAGGCCCGTCATCGCCGCGCCCACCCCGAGCCCCGCGAACCCCAGCTCGGTGATCGGCGTGTCGACCACCCGCATCTCCCCGAAGCGGTCCAGCAGCCCCTTCGACACCTTGTAGGCGCCGTTGTAGACGCCGACCTCCTCGCCCATCAGGAAGACGTCGGGGTCGCGCTCCATCTCCTCCGCCAGCGCCGCGTTCAGCGCCTCGCGATACGTGATTACGGCCATAGTGCGTCGGTGCGCAGGTTCAAGTGCCCAGTGCCCAGTGCCCAGTGCCCAGGAACTTCAACCGCCCAGCGATTTCCGCAGCGCGATGAGCATCCGGGTGATCTCGGTGCAGGACTCCAGCAAGGCAATGCAATCTCTCTCGTTGACGTATCCCAGCTCCCGTGCCAGGTGCACCTGGCTCCGGACTTCGCCTGCCGAGCCTCGCGCGATGCTCACGAACCGCGCGAACTCCGCCCGGCTGTTCCGCTCGAACCCTTCGGCGATGTTCGACATCACGGAGACAGCGGCTCGCTGGATCTGATCGCGCAGGCCGAAGTCTCTCGCGAACGGTCCCGACCCTGTCACCCGGTAGATCTCCACGCATAACCGCTTGGCCTTTTGCCAGGCCAGAAGCTCCTCAAACCGAGCAACCGCCACCAAGCCTCCTGGGCACTGGGCACTGGGCACTGCCGCTCAGCGCCTCCCGTCGAAGTACAGGCGGCCGTTGACGTTCTCGTTGGCGTAGATCTCCGTGTAGAGCTCGGCGACGTCGGGCTCGGGGCTCTTCTCGGCGAACTCGGCGGCCTCCTCGGAGATCTTCTTCACCTCCTCGTCCATCTTCTCCAGCTCGTCCTGCTGCAGGATACCGGCGCGGGCGAGCAGGTCGGCGTAGATGCGGATCGGGTCCTTCGCCTTCTCGGCCTCCACGTCCTCCTTGGTGCGGTAGACGCCCGAGACGGGGTCCGACATCGAGTGGCCCACGAAGCGGTAGGTGCGCGCCTCGATCAGCGTGGGACCCTCGCCGCGGCGGGCGCGGTCGTGCGCCTCCTTCGCCACGCGGTACATGTCGAGCACGTCCATCCCGTCGGCCACCGCGCTCGGCATGGCGTAGGCGCTGGCCTTCTGCCAGATGTCGTAGAGGCTGGCCGCGCGCTCCCAGGCGGTGCCCATCCCGAAGCGGTTGTTCTCCACGATCAGCACCAGCGGCAGCTTCCAGAGCGCCGCCATGTTCAGCGACTCGTGGAAGGCGCCCTGGTTCACCGCGGCCTCGCCGCAGTACACCTGCATCACGCGGTCTTCCTGGCGGTACTTGATCTTCCACGCCACGCCCAGCGCCAGCGGGATCT from Longimicrobium sp. encodes:
- a CDS encoding pyruvate dehydrogenase complex E1 component subunit beta; protein product: MAVITYREALNAALAEEMERDPDVFLMGEEVGVYNGAYKVSKGLLDRFGEMRVVDTPITELGFAGLGVGAAMTGLRPVIEFMTWNFAILAYDQIFNSAAKMLSMSGGQFKIPITFRGPTGAALQLAAQHSQALEASNAHFPGLKVVVPGTPADAKGLLKAAIRDDDPVCVFEGEMLYNLKGEVPDGDDFVIPLGVAEVKRQGSDVSIITHGKMIHVALQAAAKLEKDGVDAEVLDLRSLRPLDVDAILATVAKTNRVVLLEEGWPFAGVTATVAALIQEEAFDHLDAPVLRVTQADVPMPYAKGLERAAKPSAELVVEKVNRVLYR
- a CDS encoding four helix bundle protein — protein: MAVARFEELLAWQKAKRLCVEIYRVTGSGPFARDFGLRDQIQRAAVSVMSNIAEGFERNSRAEFARFVSIARGSAGEVRSQVHLARELGYVNERDCIALLESCTEITRMLIALRKSLGG
- the pdhA gene encoding pyruvate dehydrogenase (acetyl-transferring) E1 component subunit alpha gives rise to the protein MAEERTHTVETEAPEDQAQAGAQTAGTEAPEDQAQAEARAEAHGPREDESKGESPAPDRAWQQEEKPELSDEERLQGLPREQLRQMMWDMLLARRFEEKAAESYALGKIGGFCHLYIGQEAVATGAIHALRKDDYVMTAYREHAHALQVGISPGAVMAELYGRADGCSKGKGGSMHMFSAEHNYLGGHGIVGGQIPLALGVAWKIKYRQEDRVMQVYCGEAAVNQGAFHESLNMAALWKLPLVLIVENNRFGMGTAWERAASLYDIWQKASAYAMPSAVADGMDVLDMYRVAKEAHDRARRGEGPTLIEARTYRFVGHSMSDPVSGVYRTKEDVEAEKAKDPIRIYADLLARAGILQQDELEKMDEEVKKISEEAAEFAEKSPEPDVAELYTEIYANENVNGRLYFDGRR